In one Hyphomicrobium sp. 99 genomic region, the following are encoded:
- a CDS encoding PAS domain-containing sensor histidine kinase — protein MSASNSNGKADTIAPRDKVPAAALVEEGATPLNPSDRAFWFGLGVVLLSLISALGSYLILTGLTAITPRNEYVWTALTVNAVLIVAMFGTIVWQALGLRSAWKQKVPGARLHTRIVALFTLTAALPAVLLAVAATTTFSRSLDGWFSGRTRAIVENSYDVAKAYVDEHSQIIRTDIVNMVRDINGEVATLNADPDAFQKFLIGQAGLRDLTSAYVIDSEGVPIVLALDDPKLPYVVPPPAAIQQAESGQVALSRPSSDYRISAIAKIDSMPGRYLYVARGVSPKVISHLQSTEQNVYEYTRLRQAKGGLKVAHGLIYFMISMTSLLAAIWVGMWFAGRFVAPIRRLIAGAQEVSKGNLEFALPEIRGEGDLRRLSHTFNVMTRDLKQQQSALVATNAQLTERRNFIEAVLSGVSAGVIGLDSADCITLISRSAERLLGFSSAEVVGKPLKDVVPEFAPVLASGDEPGPKSKQYEIQKQIGDEERTFAVRITHERAGEGDVGSVVTFDDISELVLAQRTSAWADVARRIAHEIKNPLTPIQLSAERLRKKFGSQIGENRELFETLTQTIERQTGQIKSMVDEFASFARMPQPVMADQDLRLAVQEPAILFREGNKDLDFKLALPDRPVTAHFDLRLISQAVTNLIKNAAEAIESFGEAQGRPPGYKGEIEVRLVPSPDRVAIEVIDNGIGLPKQNRAKLLEPYVTTRAKGTGLGLAIVQKVVEQHGGTLALEDAPASDTRTRGALVRLTLPIKAGPSRGMSSDEIRAAVYVAGRA, from the coding sequence ATGAGCGCCAGCAACAGCAATGGCAAAGCCGACACGATCGCTCCGCGCGATAAGGTGCCTGCTGCTGCGCTAGTCGAGGAAGGAGCCACACCGCTCAATCCTTCCGACCGGGCTTTTTGGTTCGGCCTGGGCGTCGTTCTGCTCTCTTTGATCTCCGCCCTCGGGAGTTATCTCATCCTGACGGGCTTGACCGCGATCACGCCGCGCAACGAATACGTCTGGACGGCGCTGACGGTGAATGCCGTCCTCATCGTCGCGATGTTCGGCACGATTGTCTGGCAAGCCTTGGGCCTCCGCAGCGCGTGGAAGCAGAAGGTGCCTGGGGCTCGGCTGCACACACGCATCGTCGCTCTCTTTACGCTGACGGCCGCGCTACCGGCCGTACTGCTCGCCGTCGCCGCAACGACAACCTTCTCACGCTCCCTCGACGGCTGGTTTTCCGGCCGCACGCGCGCCATCGTCGAGAACTCCTACGACGTTGCGAAAGCCTACGTCGACGAGCACAGCCAGATCATCCGGACCGACATCGTCAACATGGTCCGCGATATCAACGGCGAAGTCGCGACCCTAAACGCCGATCCGGATGCGTTTCAAAAGTTTCTCATCGGCCAGGCGGGCTTGCGCGATTTGACGTCGGCCTATGTGATCGACTCCGAAGGCGTGCCGATCGTCCTAGCACTCGACGATCCGAAACTGCCATATGTCGTGCCGCCCCCGGCTGCGATTCAACAAGCGGAATCCGGTCAAGTCGCATTGTCGAGACCGTCGAGCGATTATCGCATTTCCGCAATCGCAAAAATCGACAGCATGCCGGGGCGCTATCTCTACGTCGCGCGCGGCGTCAGTCCGAAAGTCATCAGCCACCTTCAGAGCACCGAGCAGAACGTCTACGAATACACGCGGCTGAGACAGGCCAAGGGCGGCCTCAAGGTCGCGCACGGCCTCATCTACTTCATGATTTCGATGACGTCGCTGCTCGCCGCGATCTGGGTCGGCATGTGGTTCGCAGGCCGGTTCGTCGCGCCGATCCGCCGACTGATCGCAGGTGCGCAAGAGGTCTCGAAAGGCAATCTCGAATTCGCGCTGCCCGAGATCCGCGGCGAAGGCGATCTCCGCCGCCTTTCCCACACATTCAACGTCATGACGCGCGATCTGAAGCAGCAGCAGAGCGCGCTCGTCGCAACGAATGCGCAATTGACGGAGCGGCGGAATTTCATCGAAGCCGTTCTGTCGGGCGTCTCCGCCGGTGTCATCGGTCTCGACAGCGCCGACTGCATTACGCTCATCAGCCGCTCGGCCGAACGTTTGCTCGGCTTCTCGAGCGCAGAGGTCGTCGGCAAGCCATTGAAGGATGTCGTTCCCGAATTCGCGCCCGTGCTGGCCTCCGGCGACGAGCCCGGGCCGAAGAGCAAACAATACGAGATCCAGAAACAGATCGGCGACGAGGAACGCACCTTCGCTGTCAGGATCACCCACGAGAGAGCAGGCGAGGGGGACGTCGGTTCCGTCGTCACGTTCGACGACATTTCCGAACTCGTGCTGGCGCAGCGGACCAGTGCCTGGGCCGACGTGGCGCGGCGCATCGCGCACGAAATCAAAAACCCCCTCACGCCCATACAACTCTCAGCCGAACGGTTACGCAAGAAGTTCGGCAGCCAGATCGGCGAAAACCGCGAGCTGTTCGAAACGCTGACGCAGACAATCGAACGCCAGACCGGCCAGATCAAAAGCATGGTCGACGAGTTCGCTTCGTTCGCCCGCATGCCGCAGCCCGTGATGGCCGATCAGGATCTGAGACTTGCGGTCCAAGAACCCGCAATCCTCTTCCGCGAAGGCAACAAGGATCTCGACTTCAAACTCGCGCTGCCCGATCGCCCGGTGACGGCGCACTTCGATTTGCGGTTGATCTCGCAGGCTGTCACCAATCTCATCAAGAACGCCGCCGAAGCGATTGAATCCTTTGGCGAGGCGCAAGGCCGTCCGCCCGGCTACAAAGGCGAGATCGAAGTGCGGCTCGTCCCATCACCGGATCGCGTCGCGATCGAAGTCATCGACAACGGCATCGGGCTTCCCAAACAAAACCGTGCCAAGCTTCTCGAACCCTATGTTACGACGAGAGCGAAGGGCACGGGCCTTGGTCTCGCGATCGTGCAGAAAGTCGTCGAGCAGCACGGCGGCACCTTGGCCCTCGAGGACGCTCCGGCAAGCGATACGCGAACACGCGGCGCTCTGGTCCGGCTGACACTGCCGATCAAGGCAGGACCGTCCCGAGGCATGTCTTCAGATGAAATTCGCGCCGCAGTCTACGTTGCAGGCAGAGCATGA
- a CDS encoding sigma-54 dependent transcriptional regulator: MSADILIVDDEADIRDLIAGILQDEGHRTRLARDSDEALRAIEDRRPHLVILDIWLQGSRLDGLEVLTVMKRTYPDLPVVIISGHGNIETAVTAIKRGAYDYIEKPFKSDRLILVALRALEASQLKREVRELKERSVVSADMIGKSPAINQLKNNIDKAGPTNSRIMLRGASGTGKELAARVLHQKSLRADGPFVVLNAAAMVPDRVEDELFGTEDRTGGPRKVGALEEAHTGTLYIDEVADMPMETQGKILRVLVEQKFLRLGGSQKVSVDVRIISSTSRDLEQDIREGRFREDLYHRLNVVTLRVPSLAERREDIPELIQYFIGQVAQTSGLAPRRIGEDAIAVLQAHDWPGNVRELRNNVERLLILAGGEPNAAITADMLPDEIGSNVPLPVNGGAEHLMSLPLREAREIFEREYLLAQINRFGGNISRTAEFVGMERSALHRKLRALGVSSEQRSGDLRSAS; encoded by the coding sequence ATGTCAGCTGATATATTGATCGTCGATGACGAGGCAGATATCCGGGATTTGATCGCCGGCATTCTCCAGGACGAGGGCCATCGCACGCGCTTGGCTCGCGACAGCGATGAAGCGCTCCGCGCGATCGAAGACCGCAGGCCTCATCTCGTCATCCTCGACATCTGGCTGCAGGGAAGCCGCCTCGACGGGCTCGAAGTTCTGACCGTGATGAAGCGCACCTACCCGGATCTGCCGGTGGTGATCATCTCGGGCCACGGCAACATCGAAACGGCCGTAACCGCCATCAAGCGCGGCGCTTACGACTACATCGAGAAGCCGTTCAAGTCCGATCGCCTCATCCTCGTCGCCTTGCGCGCTCTCGAAGCGTCTCAGTTGAAACGCGAAGTCCGCGAGCTGAAGGAGCGCTCCGTCGTCTCGGCCGACATGATCGGCAAGTCGCCCGCGATCAACCAGCTGAAAAACAACATCGACAAGGCCGGCCCGACGAACAGCCGCATCATGCTCCGCGGCGCTTCGGGAACAGGCAAGGAACTCGCTGCCCGCGTTCTCCATCAGAAATCGCTGCGCGCCGACGGCCCGTTCGTCGTGCTTAATGCTGCAGCCATGGTTCCGGACCGCGTCGAGGACGAACTGTTCGGAACCGAAGACCGCACCGGTGGGCCGCGCAAAGTCGGCGCGCTCGAAGAGGCGCACACCGGAACGCTCTACATCGACGAAGTCGCCGACATGCCGATGGAGACGCAAGGCAAGATCCTGCGCGTGCTCGTCGAGCAGAAGTTTCTGCGCCTCGGTGGATCGCAGAAGGTCTCCGTCGACGTCAGGATCATTTCGTCGACCTCCCGCGACCTCGAACAGGACATCCGCGAAGGACGCTTCCGCGAAGATCTCTACCACCGCCTGAACGTCGTCACGCTGCGTGTGCCGAGTCTCGCCGAGCGCCGCGAAGATATTCCCGAACTCATCCAGTATTTCATCGGTCAGGTCGCCCAGACGTCAGGCCTCGCCCCCCGCCGCATCGGTGAGGACGCGATCGCCGTGCTGCAAGCACACGATTGGCCGGGCAACGTTCGCGAACTCCGCAATAACGTCGAACGACTCTTGATCCTTGCCGGTGGCGAACCGAATGCGGCGATCACCGCCGACATGCTTCCCGACGAAATCGGCTCCAACGTGCCGCTGCCGGTCAACGGCGGCGCCGAACACTTGATGTCGCTTCCGCTCCGCGAGGCGCGTGAAATCTTCGAACGCGAATACCTTCTCGCGCAGATCAACCGGTTCGGTGGCAACATTTCCAGAACCGCCGAGTTCGTCGGCATGGAGCGGTCGGCATTGCATCGTAAGCTTCGCGCCCTCGGCGTTTCATCCGAGCAGCGCAGCGGCGATCTGAGATCGGCGTCGTAG
- a CDS encoding D-amino-acid transaminase → MTRIVYVNGAYRPYSQAAIHVEDRGFQLADAIYEVIEIRDGGLVDASRHLARLSRSLAELAIPPPMSEGALLHVIKVVMDRNRVRDGIVYMQVSRGAGPRDFALPPSTTAPTLVVLARAHRRGWSAELAEKGIAVKTIPDNRWGRCDIKTVMLLPAVLAKDEARRAGAREAWFVDAAGNVTEGASSNAWIVTPEGILVTRQLDHNILPGVTRATVMDVAKKEGIKIEQRTFSRDEALKAGEAFVTSATNIVMPVVNIDGVAIGDGRPGKLSRQLRLRFHQVAEFSA, encoded by the coding sequence TTGACCCGCATCGTTTACGTCAACGGCGCCTACCGGCCGTATTCGCAGGCCGCTATTCATGTCGAGGATCGCGGCTTCCAACTGGCCGACGCGATTTACGAAGTCATTGAAATACGCGACGGCGGGCTGGTCGATGCGTCTCGCCACTTGGCTCGGCTCTCCCGATCGCTCGCAGAACTCGCGATCCCCCCGCCGATGTCCGAGGGCGCACTGCTCCATGTCATAAAAGTCGTGATGGACCGCAATCGCGTGCGCGACGGTATCGTTTATATGCAAGTCTCGCGCGGCGCGGGGCCGCGAGACTTTGCGTTGCCGCCCTCGACGACCGCGCCGACGCTCGTGGTGCTTGCTCGCGCTCACCGGCGCGGATGGTCGGCCGAGCTTGCCGAAAAGGGCATCGCCGTGAAGACGATCCCGGACAACCGGTGGGGCCGTTGCGATATCAAAACGGTGATGCTGCTTCCTGCGGTTCTGGCGAAAGACGAAGCGCGCCGGGCAGGGGCCCGCGAAGCTTGGTTCGTGGACGCCGCGGGCAATGTCACAGAAGGCGCATCGAGCAATGCCTGGATCGTGACACCCGAGGGTATCCTTGTCACACGCCAGCTCGATCACAACATCCTCCCTGGCGTCACCCGGGCAACCGTCATGGACGTTGCCAAAAAGGAGGGAATAAAAATTGAACAGCGGACCTTTAGCCGGGACGAGGCGCTGAAGGCCGGCGAAGCGTTCGTGACGTCCGCGACGAATATCGTCATGCCTGTGGTGAATATAGACGGGGTTGCAATTGGGGATGGGCGGCCGGGAAAGCTTTCCCGCCAACTCCGATTGAGATTTCATCAGGTTGCTGAATTTTCAGCGTGA
- the hfq gene encoding RNA chaperone Hfq — MAAEKPQNLQDTFLNYVRKNKTPLTIFLINGVKLQGIVSWFDNFCVLLRRDGHSQLVYKHAISTIMPGGPVNLNDQDESAAG; from the coding sequence ATGGCGGCTGAAAAACCTCAGAATCTGCAGGACACTTTTTTAAATTATGTTCGTAAGAATAAAACGCCTCTAACGATCTTCCTCATCAATGGCGTGAAACTCCAAGGCATCGTCAGCTGGTTTGATAATTTCTGCGTTCTCCTGCGCCGCGATGGTCACTCCCAGCTCGTTTACAAGCACGCGATTTCGACGATCATGCCGGGCGGTCCCGTCAATCTCAACGACCAGGATGAAAGCGCCGCAGGTTGA
- the hflX gene encoding GTPase HflX, which yields MSKETRAPRTRTLVVVPAFKRQQKAKSAPTAKSSAQVHTPENRLAEAVGLANAIELDIIDSTIVPISEPRPSTLLGSGKVEEIKNLVEELEIGLVVVDYNITPVQQRNLEKAWNAKVLDRTGLILEIFGARARTREGVLQVELAHLTYQKGRLVRAWTHLERQRGGGGFLGGPGEAQIELDRRMLQDRIDALKRDLADVVKTRDLHRKGRRKVPYPIVAIVGYTNAGKSTLFNKITGAGVVAMDQVFATLDPTMREVKLPSARRIILSDTVGFISDLPTMLVAAFRATLEEVVEADLILHVRDIAHEETEAQAQDVEKVLADLGIDTLPVESHILEVWNKIDLLPAERRTELQHEVHRNARPPVLVSAATGEGMAPLLHTIDDRLGASDEILDVIVPGSNGALLNWLHETCDVLAREARKDGSIELRLRVPNEKKARVIGQLRKAGISV from the coding sequence ATCTCGAAGGAGACGAGGGCGCCGAGAACGCGAACGCTCGTCGTTGTGCCAGCATTCAAGCGGCAGCAGAAAGCCAAGTCCGCGCCAACGGCGAAGTCTTCCGCACAAGTCCACACGCCTGAAAATCGCCTTGCCGAAGCGGTCGGTCTCGCGAACGCAATTGAACTCGACATCATAGACTCGACGATCGTCCCGATTTCCGAGCCGCGGCCATCGACGTTGCTCGGGTCGGGAAAAGTCGAAGAGATCAAGAACCTCGTCGAGGAGCTTGAGATCGGCCTCGTCGTCGTCGATTACAACATTACGCCGGTGCAGCAGCGAAATCTCGAGAAGGCGTGGAACGCCAAAGTTCTCGATCGCACTGGCCTCATCCTCGAGATATTCGGCGCGCGTGCACGAACACGCGAAGGCGTGCTGCAAGTCGAACTCGCGCATTTGACCTATCAAAAAGGCCGGCTCGTTCGTGCCTGGACCCATTTGGAACGTCAGCGCGGTGGCGGCGGCTTTCTCGGCGGCCCGGGTGAAGCCCAGATCGAACTCGATCGGCGCATGCTGCAAGATCGCATCGACGCGCTCAAACGCGACTTGGCCGATGTCGTGAAAACGCGTGATCTGCATCGCAAGGGACGCCGCAAGGTGCCTTACCCGATCGTCGCGATCGTCGGCTATACGAACGCCGGCAAGTCGACGCTCTTCAATAAGATCACCGGCGCCGGCGTCGTCGCGATGGACCAAGTCTTCGCGACGCTCGACCCCACCATGCGCGAAGTGAAACTTCCGAGCGCGCGCCGCATCATCCTCTCCGATACCGTCGGTTTCATTTCCGATTTGCCGACCATGCTCGTTGCCGCATTCCGCGCGACGCTCGAAGAAGTCGTTGAAGCCGACCTCATTCTTCACGTGCGCGACATCGCCCATGAAGAGACGGAAGCGCAGGCGCAAGACGTCGAGAAGGTGCTGGCGGATCTCGGCATCGATACGCTGCCCGTTGAAAGTCATATTCTCGAAGTCTGGAATAAGATCGATCTTCTGCCTGCGGAACGACGGACTGAGCTACAACACGAAGTGCATCGCAATGCGCGGCCTCCCGTGCTTGTCTCGGCCGCGACAGGCGAGGGCATGGCGCCACTGCTTCACACGATCGACGACCGCCTCGGCGCGTCCGACGAGATTCTGGATGTGATCGTTCCGGGCAGCAATGGTGCGCTTCTCAATTGGCTGCACGAAACGTGCGATGTTCTCGCGAGAGAAGCCCGCAAGGACGGCAGCATCGAATTGCGGCTTCGCGTGCCGAACGAAAAGAAGGCCCGCGTAATCGGACAGCTTCGCAAAGCCGGGATATCGGTCTAA
- a CDS encoding FAD-dependent oxidoreductase, which produces MDERVRCCIVGGGPAGMMLGVLLARAGVRVTVLEKHKDFLRDFRGDTIHPSTLRLMEELGWLGDFLKLPHQETKSIYAQFGDTRFEMANFSHLPISTKFIALMPQWDFLNFLADKGRAYPTFHLEMNAEATGLVFDGALVTGVKVKTPAGDEIINADLVVAADGRSSVLRGAAGLVGENFGAPMDVMWFRLPRLPTDTEETQGRFDTGHIFVMLQRGDYWQCAYVIPKGGDARIRAAGLDAFRKSVGKLLPFAAARANDIADWDHVKLLTVVVDRLKTWARPGLLCIGDAAHAMSPVGGVGINLAVQDAVAAANLLWQPLKSGLLTFRDLEAVQARREFPTRATQRLQLGIQNMVIAKTLTATGPLKPPLLLRIMTGLPFFSRIPARLLGLGFRPEHISEAIRNAKGA; this is translated from the coding sequence GTGGATGAACGCGTCAGATGCTGCATAGTGGGCGGCGGACCCGCCGGGATGATGCTGGGAGTGCTTCTGGCACGCGCTGGTGTCCGCGTGACGGTTCTCGAAAAGCATAAGGATTTTCTTCGCGACTTTCGTGGCGATACAATTCATCCGTCAACATTGCGGTTGATGGAGGAACTCGGCTGGCTCGGTGATTTTCTGAAGCTGCCACATCAAGAGACGAAGAGCATCTACGCCCAGTTCGGCGATACGCGCTTCGAGATGGCGAATTTCTCGCATCTCCCGATCTCGACGAAGTTCATCGCTCTGATGCCGCAATGGGACTTCCTGAATTTTCTCGCTGACAAGGGCCGCGCCTATCCGACTTTTCACCTCGAGATGAACGCGGAAGCGACAGGGCTCGTCTTCGACGGTGCTCTCGTAACGGGGGTGAAGGTCAAGACGCCGGCCGGCGATGAAATCATCAATGCCGATCTCGTGGTCGCGGCCGACGGACGCTCGTCGGTCCTCCGAGGCGCCGCTGGCCTCGTCGGCGAAAACTTCGGCGCGCCGATGGACGTCATGTGGTTCCGGCTGCCCAGACTGCCGACTGACACGGAAGAGACGCAGGGCCGGTTCGATACCGGACATATCTTCGTCATGCTTCAGCGCGGAGACTATTGGCAGTGCGCATACGTTATTCCAAAAGGCGGCGATGCGAGAATTCGCGCAGCCGGTCTCGACGCTTTCCGGAAGTCGGTGGGAAAGCTCCTGCCGTTCGCGGCCGCACGCGCGAATGACATTGCCGACTGGGATCACGTCAAACTTCTGACTGTCGTGGTCGATCGACTGAAGACGTGGGCGCGGCCTGGCTTGCTCTGCATCGGTGATGCCGCGCACGCCATGAGCCCCGTGGGCGGTGTCGGTATCAATCTCGCGGTTCAGGACGCCGTTGCCGCCGCCAATCTGCTATGGCAACCACTCAAGAGCGGACTGTTGACGTTTAGGGATCTCGAAGCCGTGCAGGCGCGCAGGGAATTTCCAACGCGCGCGACGCAGCGGTTGCAGCTCGGCATTCAGAATATGGTGATCGCGAAGACGCTTACTGCGACCGGTCCCCTGAAGCCGCCGCTCCTGCTGCGGATCATGACGGGCTTGCCATTCTTCTCGCGTATCCCGGCGCGGCTCCTCGGTCTCGGGTTTCGACCCGAGCACATTTCCGAGGCAATACGAAACGCGAAGGGGGCTTAG
- the mazG gene encoding nucleoside triphosphate pyrophosphohydrolase encodes MADTLKPSRDISRLVEIMAALRTPKTGCPWDLEQTFETIAPYTIEEAYEVADAIARKDLVDLKDELGDLLLQVVYHSRIAEEQGAFALGDVVLSSTKKMIRRHPHVFGDGAARDPAAVKLTWEEIKAEERAEKAAERSHLPGTASSPSHKSATLADVPVGLPALTRAIKLQDKAARVGFDWPNLQPVFEKLKEEIGELEEALVASGDSPPGSRPPSGNQDAIKEEFGDMLFVMANIARHLKLDPEAALRAANDKFVRRFAHIEKALGERGKSPSQSSLAEMDALWDEAKVIEKG; translated from the coding sequence ATGGCGGATACACTCAAACCCTCGCGTGATATTTCGCGGCTGGTCGAAATCATGGCGGCGCTCCGGACGCCCAAGACAGGCTGCCCTTGGGATCTCGAGCAGACGTTCGAGACGATCGCGCCCTACACGATCGAGGAAGCTTACGAAGTTGCCGATGCGATCGCGCGCAAGGATCTCGTCGATCTCAAAGACGAGCTGGGCGATCTTCTTTTGCAGGTCGTCTATCATTCGCGGATCGCCGAAGAACAAGGCGCGTTCGCGCTCGGCGATGTCGTCCTGTCCTCGACGAAGAAAATGATCCGGCGGCATCCGCACGTGTTCGGTGACGGGGCGGCGCGCGATCCGGCCGCTGTCAAATTGACGTGGGAAGAGATCAAGGCGGAGGAGCGGGCCGAGAAAGCTGCGGAGCGTTCGCACTTACCGGGCACCGCCTCATCGCCTTCGCACAAGTCCGCGACGTTGGCGGATGTTCCGGTTGGTCTTCCGGCTTTGACGCGCGCCATCAAGTTGCAGGACAAAGCCGCGAGAGTCGGTTTCGATTGGCCGAACCTTCAGCCGGTGTTCGAGAAGCTGAAGGAAGAAATCGGCGAGCTGGAAGAGGCTTTGGTTGCGTCCGGCGACTCCCCTCCGGGGAGCCGGCCGCCGAGCGGGAACCAAGATGCGATAAAAGAAGAGTTCGGGGATATGCTGTTTGTGATGGCGAACATCGCGCGGCATCTGAAGCTCGACCCGGAGGCTGCGCTGCGTGCGGCCAACGATAAGTTCGTTCGGCGTTTTGCTCACATCGAAAAGGCGCTGGGCGAACGGGGCAAATCCCCGTCGCAATCTTCGCTCGCCGAAATGGATGCGCTTTGGGACGAGGCGAAAGTGATCGAGAAGGGCTAA
- a CDS encoding DUF2306 domain-containing protein, which translates to MMLITMTDMATIHPAAVRATPPGPSRLGVPSRLVLRIAILSIIGFLVIPVGAVAIGSGTGLIALPYEMFELAGRAPILFPAHMLSSAMALLLAPIVIAVRHRAELELHRALGRLLGVFVVIGGLTSLPVAIMSHSPVLARAGFFVQGLVWLYLFGAAYLAIRRRNISRHADLMMAMVAVTTGAVWFRVITGTAIILDLPFEPVYALAAWIGWMVPLSIVISRPRMVSGVLSRAR; encoded by the coding sequence ATGATGCTCATCACGATGACCGATATGGCGACGATACATCCTGCTGCAGTTCGGGCGACACCGCCCGGGCCTTCGCGCCTCGGCGTACCGTCGAGGTTGGTTCTGCGCATCGCAATTCTTTCGATCATCGGCTTCCTCGTTATTCCTGTTGGGGCGGTCGCAATCGGATCAGGTACCGGCCTCATCGCGTTGCCCTATGAAATGTTCGAACTCGCCGGTCGTGCGCCGATCTTATTTCCGGCGCACATGCTGTCGTCGGCAATGGCGTTACTGCTTGCTCCGATCGTCATAGCCGTCAGACATCGCGCTGAGCTTGAGCTTCACAGAGCGCTTGGCCGGCTGTTGGGCGTATTTGTGGTGATTGGGGGGCTGACGTCGTTACCTGTCGCCATCATGAGCCATTCACCGGTTTTGGCCCGCGCCGGGTTCTTCGTCCAGGGACTTGTGTGGCTCTATCTTTTCGGGGCGGCCTATCTTGCGATCCGCCGACGGAATATCTCGCGCCACGCGGATCTGATGATGGCGATGGTTGCTGTGACGACCGGCGCGGTCTGGTTCCGCGTCATCACCGGCACTGCGATCATTCTCGACCTGCCGTTCGAGCCGGTCTATGCGCTTGCGGCGTGGATCGGCTGGATGGTTCCGCTATCCATTGTCATATCCAGGCCGCGTATGGTTTCAGGCGTCCTGAGCCGGGCGAGATAG
- a CDS encoding leucyl aminopeptidase: MSDRLEIAFAPLNAELESVTVVFAGDGLVLGSKARELETKSASALSKAAAAADFKGKYKSSIEILAPAKIGIDRLIVSGLGKTSTLTDLQLVDLGGAILAAIQNRKTTTASVIVDVEGAGDISADEAAALIAQGAVLRHYNFKKYLTKKSGEDGAEKDGLKKLVIQVAHPDKAKAAFHPLKAVANGVNVARDLVNEPANILGPVELAEKSKALEKLGVSVEILDVKDMEKLGMGSLLCVGQGSVRPSRLAVMVWNGAKGNKKQKPICFVGKGVVFDTGGISIKPAAGMEDMKGDMGGAAAVIGTMHALAERKANINAVGLIGCVENMPSGNAVRPGDIVKSMSGQTIEVINTDAEGRLVLADVLWYAQENFKPKVVIDLATLTGAIMVALGKEYAGLFSNDDKLADELLAASKATGEKVWRMPLDKAFDKMMDSKNADMKNAGGRWAGAATAAAFLQRFVQKDTPWSHIDLAGTAMDGSRNDINQSWGAGWGVRLLNAFAEQHEKADK; encoded by the coding sequence ATGTCCGATCGCCTCGAAATCGCTTTCGCGCCGCTCAACGCCGAGCTTGAATCCGTCACTGTCGTATTCGCGGGCGACGGCTTGGTTCTCGGAAGCAAGGCTCGGGAACTCGAAACGAAGTCGGCCAGCGCGCTCAGCAAAGCTGCAGCTGCCGCCGATTTCAAAGGCAAATACAAGTCATCGATCGAGATCCTTGCCCCCGCCAAGATCGGAATCGATCGCTTGATCGTCAGCGGTCTCGGTAAGACGTCGACGCTGACCGATCTCCAGCTCGTCGATCTCGGCGGCGCGATCTTGGCGGCCATTCAAAATCGCAAGACGACGACGGCGAGCGTGATCGTCGATGTGGAGGGCGCGGGCGATATCTCGGCGGATGAGGCGGCCGCATTGATTGCCCAGGGCGCGGTGCTCCGCCACTACAACTTCAAAAAATACCTGACGAAGAAATCCGGAGAAGACGGAGCCGAGAAAGACGGCCTGAAAAAGCTCGTCATCCAGGTGGCGCATCCTGACAAAGCCAAGGCAGCATTCCATCCGCTGAAGGCTGTTGCCAATGGCGTCAACGTGGCGCGCGATCTCGTCAACGAGCCGGCAAATATTCTCGGTCCCGTTGAACTCGCGGAGAAGTCGAAAGCGCTCGAAAAGCTCGGCGTCAGCGTCGAAATCCTCGATGTCAAGGACATGGAAAAGCTCGGGATGGGCTCGCTTCTTTGCGTGGGTCAGGGAAGCGTCAGGCCGTCGCGCCTTGCGGTCATGGTTTGGAACGGCGCCAAGGGTAACAAGAAGCAAAAGCCGATTTGCTTCGTCGGCAAAGGCGTCGTCTTCGACACCGGCGGCATCTCGATCAAGCCCGCGGCCGGCATGGAAGACATGAAGGGCGACATGGGCGGTGCGGCTGCCGTGATCGGAACGATGCACGCGCTCGCGGAGCGTAAGGCAAACATCAACGCCGTGGGTCTGATCGGCTGTGTCGAAAACATGCCGTCGGGCAACGCCGTTCGTCCGGGTGACATCGTGAAGTCGATGTCGGGTCAGACGATCGAAGTCATCAACACGGACGCAGAAGGCCGTCTCGTGCTCGCCGACGTGCTCTGGTACGCGCAGGAGAACTTCAAGCCGAAGGTCGTCATCGATCTCGCGACGCTGACCGGCGCCATCATGGTGGCTCTCGGAAAAGAGTACGCCGGCCTGTTCTCCAACGACGACAAGCTCGCCGATGAGTTGCTCGCGGCGTCGAAGGCCACAGGAGAGAAAGTCTGGCGCATGCCGCTCGACAAGGCTTTCGACAAGATGATGGATTCCAAGAACGCCGACATGAAGAACGCCGGCGGCCGTTGGGCAGGCGCTGCAACCGCTGCAGCCTTCCTGCAGCGCTTCGTTCAAAAGGACACGCCCTGGAGCCACATCGATCTCGCCGGCACGGCTATGGACGGTAGCCGCAACGATATCAACCAGAGCTGGGGTGCCGGCTGGGGCGTGAGACTGCTCAACGCATTCGCGGAGCAGCATGAGAAGGCCGACAAGTAA